DNA sequence from the Hoylesella buccalis ATCC 35310 genome:
AATGGTGGCAAGTTGCCTGATGCAGTTGGTATCCCTGAAGAGCAATTGCGCAAGGCTGCGAAGAGCGCTGTTTGCAAGATTAACATCGACTCTGACTCTCGTTTGGCTTTCACCGCTGCCGTTCGCAAGGTGTTCAACGAGAAACCAGGAGAGTTTGACCCACGTAAATACTGCGGTCCGGCTCGCGACTTGATGACAGAACTTTACACACATAAGATTGTAAACGTACTGGGATCGAACAACAAGTTGGCACAATTAGACTAATTGCCATTGGAGATGAAAGGATGACCATTCAATGAGAACATTGTTAAGCATGGCGTAGTCTTTTCATCAAGCAGTACGATAGCACTTGCTTCCATTGAGGTAAATACATCGTACAGCATTCGAAAAAAGCGGGATCAACTTTGTTTGATACCCGCTTTCTTTATAAATCCATGTAAGCATTCTACTGTAAAAGAGGAAATTTATTATCATGACATGAATGATGATTTGATATTATTCTAAATATGGTACGTCTTATTTTTCTATCCGATTTTACAGAAGCCTACGCCCACCATTTACTTGCAGGAGGTCTTTAACCTGTGCCAAACAAAAAGACCAAGACGCATGGCTCGTTTGCCGCATGTACCCCCCCCCCTCGTATAAAGAAACCTATGGCATAAAAGGTGCTGTTGTATGGCCAAAGAAACAGGAAGCAAATGCTATCATCAGACATTACTATTTTGTACTATTATTTTACCAAAAAACGGTCATTGAAAATCTTCAAAATAGAAAAAATCAATAGGCAAGCGGTAGACAAAAATACGCTGACTTGAACAAAAAAAACGTTTCTTCAAGTTAGTACATTGACTTTACGGGCTTGGAAACATGTATTGAGCGTGTTATTCACATGCTTCAGCAGCATTAAAGCATGCAAATTAGAGGCTTATCTCAATGCTTTAGTCGCCAAAAAACAATAAAAACGGGAATGAAAAGAGGAGTCTCAAGCATAACATACTTAACTACAACGAATTACAAACATCGCTCATTTTTGGCGTATTTGCGACCAATTGTGACGTTGGTTGTTTACACGAGAAATATGAGAGGCACTTTGTAAGAAAAATTCAGCGTCTATTGTCCTTACATACAGCGTACCACCAATTTCACACACGCTGTTTTTTTGGCGTTTTTGCGATGTTAAAACACCATTCTAACTGAATGAGCCACGCCTTATTTGACGTTTTTGCGCATTTTCAATATTAAAATACGCAAAAACGTATCATTATTCTATAAAAAAGTATTAAATTCGCACCGTTGAGCTAAAGGTCTTAAAATCTAATAAGAAGTTTTCAATAATAAAAGAGAAATACAAGCAACTCGCTTATTACAAATAGATTACAAAACTATGAAAAGAACAAGAACCGTATCTATTTTTACCCACTTATGCTAAAAATATAAGCTACGCTAATTATCTTTGCATGGCAAAAAGAGAAATCTAAAACAATTATACTATCACTATTAATTTCAACTGCATGAAGAAGTTTATTTTTTCAGTAGGCAACAAAAACAAGCTGTTCAAAGTCACCGCTTTAACGGCATTGACACTGTGTTTGCCTGCAATGGCATCTGCATATAATGCAAATGCAAACAAGGTAGAGATGAGTCATCAGGAAGCTGACCACATTACAGGTACCGTAACCGATACTAATGGAGAACCCGTAATTGGGGCTACCATTAAAATTGTAGGTAGTGGCAATGGTACTGTCACAGACATGAATGGTAAATTTACACTCAGCGTTGCAAGAAATGCTGAACTGCAAATCTCATCTATTGGGTATGTTACTAAAAAAGTAACAGTAGTTAGCAACAACATAACTGTTGTTTTGGCAGAGGATCGTGCCTCCCTTGATGAGGTGGTTGTATTAGGCTACGGTGCTGGTCAACGCAAACAAGACCTTTCTGCCTCTGTAGGCGTGATTAATAATGCGGATAAACTATCCGTTCGTCCAGTCAGCTCTACGGAAGGTATGCTGCAAGGTCAGTTGGCAGGTGTTACTATTACAGCCAATGGAGGTGACCCTACTTCTGCACCAAACATTGTTATTCGCGGACAAGGCTCCATGAATGGCGACAATGTGCTGTGGGTTGTAGACGGCATCCCAGGCGCTCCTATCCCTTCTATGAATGACATAGAGTCAATTGTCGTACTGAAAGATGCTGCATCAGCAGCCATCTATGGTGCACAATCGGGAGCTGGAGGCTGTGTGTTGGTAACAACCAAGAAAGCCAAAGAAGGAAAAGTGAGCTTGAGCTATGACGGCTTATATGGTTTCAGACAAGCTACCAACCTGCCCAAAGCACTCACTGCAGAAGAGCAAATCAAGCTGGCTAATATCTCGTATAAGGCAGCAGGACTGGATACTCCTATTGGATGGGATACAAAAGTGAATCCTTATATCGCCACCAATCGTACCGACTGGATGGACGAGGTATTTAGAAATGCTTTCTACCAAAGACACAACGTGGTGATCAACACAGGTACCTCCTCGGCAAGAAGTCGGTTGAGTTATGCCTATGACGGCGACGACGGTGTGTTGATTGGCACATTCAACAAAAGACACACCATACATTATAACGGTCAGTTCGACATTAACAAATGGATAACCATTACCGAGGATTTCACTTGGCGCAACTCGCAAATGCGCGGAGCCAACACTGCAAACCCTGAAGGTGGTGTCATTATGAACGCATTACACATGCCTTCGAGTGCCAGTGTTTACAATCCAGACGGAACCTATGGTGGCGTTTCAGAGCCTGGTAACGGTTACACCGACATTCATGGTGATGCTATCAACCCTGTGCGCATACTATGTGCCAGCAATGCTTATAACAAAACGAGTGATATGTGGTCAACCACCTCACTACAGCTTCATGACATTGTTCCAGGATTGAAGTTTACCAGCAGATTTTCTTTCAACATTGAAAACAACTTCTATAAGGAGTTCACCCCCATGCGTCCTGAATCTGGTAAGCCACAACTCTTTAACGAGATGAACGAATCGGCTTACAGATATAAAAAATGGATGACAGAAAACACACTGACTTACGATAATTCCTTTGGGAAACACAACCTGGGGCTCTTGTTATCTACAACAGCCAACAAGTTGGTACAACGAGGTGTTAGCGTGAATGCACGTGGTTTCTCGGACGAAACTCCTGCTCTTCAATATTTGGCATACGCTGGAACTACCACACCAGACGACTATCTTATTGGTCCTGATGCAAACGTAGCTTGCATTGCACGTGCTTCTTATTCGTACGACGATCGTTATTTCCTAACGGCATCATGGCGTAGAGACTACGCAGGTCGTCTGCCTAAGGATAATAACTATGGCGACTTCCCCGCTTTCACAGGTGCATGGAAAATCTCAAATGAAAGCTGGTTCGCTAAAAATAAAAATCTAAACTTACTGAAACTTCGTGCTTCTTGGGGACGCGTTGGTAATCTTGGCTCCATTGGTTATGGTTACAAAGCTGCCCAACTGTCATCAGACGTATGGTCAGAAGGTGCACAGTACGGCGTTACAAGTAACACCTTATGGGGAACCCTCATATATAATGGTACAGCATTGAATCCATCGTTGACTTGGGAAACATCCGAGCAGTGGGATTTAGGTTTGGATGCAGCCATGTTCAACAACAGGTTGTCTTTAGGATTTGACTATTTCAACAAGCGCACCTACAATCTTATACAGCAACAATCTGTAGGTTGGCCCTCAACAATAGGTCTTGATGCCATGCTTGTTAACTTAGGAGAAGTTAAGAACGAAGGTGTGGAAGTGCAAGCCGCATGGAACGATCAAGTGAATAAAGACTTCTCTTATTATATCAATGGTAACTTTGCGTGGCTGAAAAACCGTGTTACCGACACTGGAACCTATGATGAGAAAGGTAATCCTGGCATCTGGGTAGGTGACGTTTATGGACATAATGATTTCAAAAACCTCACAAATCTTTTCCAGACAACGCAAGGACAAGCTCTTAACTCGTTCCACCTCATTAAGACAGACGGTATTTTCCAAAGTGATGAAGAAGCTGCAGCATACGTTGACAAAGATGGCAAACGCATACAACCCAATGCTAAGGCTGGTGATTTGAAGTTCATTGATGCCAACAAGGATGGGAAGATTGACGACAAAGACCGGCAATATTGTGGTAGTTCTATGCCAAAGACGACCTATGCACTCACAGCAGGATTTAATTGGAAAGGACTATCTGTAAGTGCCATGTTCCAAGGTGTGTCTGGCGCTCAGGCGCTCTTTGTAGGAAAGCACCTCACACTGAGCGACACAGAGGGTAACTTCAACCGCTGGAACAAGATATTGGATGCGTGGTCTCCTGAAAACAGGGGAAGCGATATTCCACGTATTTCAAAGAACGATCCTAACGGTAACTTCACTACTTCTTCGGACTGGTACTTGGAAGATGCATCCTACTTGCGCTTAAAGAACCTAACCATAGGATACGACTTTACAGACTTAATCCAGAAATGGGGACACCTGAACGATCGTAAAAGCTCGCTCTACGTATATTTCAGCGCAGAGAATGTTTTCACCATCACCAAGTATTCGGGCATGGACCCAGAGGTGGGTGGCTTTGACACGATGAAATATCCTCTGTCAAGAGTACTTTCATTAGGTGTAAAGATTACTTATTAAAACCAAACAGCTAAGAATTTTATCATTATGAAAAAATATATTTCAATTATCACTGTTGTAGCTGCTGTGACTTTTACATCGTGCAGCGACTTTCTTGACGTACAGCCAGAGGGAAAGCCAACAACAGAAAACTACTTTGTCAATGACCAACAAGCCATTGATGCCATTGACATGTTGTACGGAAGGTTGCACCAAGAGAATGTTTTTGGTCGTGAATTCTTCTGGGAACAAGGCGGCGGTCAGGATGTTGTATGGGGACGCACACGAGGCTATGGCACGTTAGCAACCTTGAAATACAGCGGTGACGAAAGTCCATTAAGAGACACCTTTGAGCAATTTTATAACCAAATGGCAAGAGCCAACTGGGTCATTGTAAAGTTACTGAACAAGGAAAAACAAACCAAATTGACTCCAGTAGAGAGCCGCTCGTTAGGTGAAGCTTTGTTTGTACGTGGAATGTGCCACTTCTATATCGCATACCGCTATGGTACTGATAAACAGGGTGTGCCATTTGTACGCTACGAAGATTTTGAAAATGGCTATGACAATAGCATTCCAAAGCAAAGTGCAACGGTCATGGACGATTACAAGATGATTATTGAAGACATGGACAAAGCCATTCAATATCTTCCTACGGTTGACCAATACGATGATAACAATAAGGGTCGTGCACACCAAGCTGCTTGTGTAGCATACAAGGCAAAAACGTACGCATATTGGGCTTGCTGGGACAAGTCACAGTGGAAACATGTTGTTGCTTGTGTAGATGAACTGGAAAACAAATATGGACGCGGTCTTGCTTCTACCTATGATGAGGTATTTACCTCTGACATGAGCAAATTCTATGGTAAAGAATATCTATGGGGTGTGCCTGGCTATGGCGGTCAAACACCTGGTGGTATTGAATTTACAGGCGTTGTTTTGGAAAATAAAGCATGGGGTGTCTACAACGGATGGGGACAAAACAAGCCCTCATACGAGATCTACGAAGAGCTGATGAAAGACGGCAAAGACAATGTACGCTTGAAACGTACTCTGTTAGAATACAACCAAGAGTTCAAATTCTTTGGAAAAACCAGAAAATTCTTTTCTTCATCTGACATAGAATCAGGCTTTATGTGCAACAAGTACATGCAAGCATTCGAACCAGAAGACTTTGTAAAGAAAGGAATGGTGAGTGGTAACGAGAACTGGCCCACTACTCGCATCATGTTCCCGTTAATTCGTATGGCAGAAATGTATCTGTTCCGTGCAGAAGCTAACATCATGATGGGCAATGCAGCTGCCGCCGCCAAGGATATTAATAAGGTGCGCAATCGCTCAAACCTCGCCTCACTCGACCACAATCCTACAATGATGGATATCTATCACGAACGAAGATGCGAACTTACCTTTGAGTTTTACGATGCTCTCTATGACTTAAAACGCTGGCATAAGAGCTGTCCAGAGCTCAAAGACGTTACAGCCAAAGCATTGACAAGTCAACCTCGTGTTCGTAAGTACAAGGACCGTTCTAATCCTGAGTCATCCTTTGAGATTGTACCTTATGCAGATAATCAGGATAGGATTACTACTTACGACGACCACCTCATTGTGTTCCCATATCCAAGTAAGGCGATCACTGAATCGAATGGGCAACTAAAGCAAAATGAGGGATACAACTAATTCTATCCATCGTTAATATAGAAGATAGTCTATCCTTTCCACAAAAAAGGATAGACTATTTTTATAAATATTTTGTACTTTTGTAATTCTAAGAATTTATATTTAATGAAACGTCAAATTCTGCTATTAGTAGCACTATTAGTAAACGCTTACTCGGGCTTGTTTGCACAAAATACCAACATGCAAACATACACCATGGAGCACCCATACAAGGCAGAAAAGCTCAAGGCTCCCAAAGGAAAGAAAGTAAAAAATGTTATCTTAATGATAGGCGACGGCATGTCGCTGATGGATGTCTATGCCGCTTGGGTGTGCAATCGAGGACGTTTATGGCTCGACAATGCACAATACATTGGACTGTCGGCTACCCATTGCACCGATAAGCTCATCACCGACTCGGGCGCAGGTGGCACAGCATTGGCAACAGGACACAAAACAAAATACCATGCCGTAGGGGTTGACCCAGAAGGGAAACCGCTTACAACAATCATAGATCTTGCAAAACGAAAAGGCAAAGATGCGGGGATTGCCGTGACATGCCGCTTATGGGATGCCACGCCTGCCGACTTCTGCTGCCATAACATTAACAGGGACAATGAACAAGAAATCGTAGCCGACTATCCAACCAGTGGCATTGACTTTGCTTTTGGTGGTGGAGCCAAGTATTTCACGAACAGGAAAGACAGTCGTAACATCTTCGAAGAGTTGAAAAATCAAGGCTACTACATTGCCAGAACGTGGGAGGAATTAGAAAAATGGGAAAGCGGAAAGGTTTTCTGCGTGCCTTACGAGGTGGACACTCCCCTGCCTGATGAGCGTGGTGACTTGCTTGCTCGCGCTACTATGAAAGGTATCAGCTTGATGAATCAAAACAAGAACGGATTTTTCATGATGGTTGAAGGGTCACAATTAGACGACTATGGACATTTTAATCAACTGGATATGCTCATGAAAGAACTACACGACTTTGACCGTACCATCGGTGAAGTCATGAAATGGGCTGCCAAAGATGGTGAAACGTTAGTTGTCGTAACTGCTGACCATGAAACGGGAGGTCTTACTTTGCACGGGGGTGACTTAGCAACTGGACGCATTGAAGCAAAATTTGCAAGCACTGGTCACACTGGCGTTATGGTTCCCGTATACGCTTTCGGTCCTAGTGCAGAAGAATTTACTGGATTCATGGACAATACAGAAATCTTCTGGAAGATTAAAAAACTGATGCGACTATAATTGTGGCTTGCACTATTCGTCTCAAAAGTCAGTCAATACTCGAAATTACACTTACCTGTCACACAAGAAACGAGCAAAAAAAGCGGGTATCCATTATAAAGAAATCCTATCGCAAGATAACTTATCAAAGCTTATATCATCAATTATGCTGAAAAAACTGTATCAACTTCTTCTCTTTCTCGGTATCATGTTGCCACTGAACATGATGGCACAAAACCTAATATCGTCGGGTTCACCTCTGTACAAACTTCCTTACAAGAACACCTACGTCATGGAAACGCTGGTGGCAGAGAACACTTTCCGTACGGCTAAGGTTGAGAAAACCCAACCCGGAACCTTTGCACAAGCCAAGAAAGTGTTGCCATCCCCCTATTGGGAAGGGCACAACAAGGAAATAGAGATGTACTGGAAGGCATGGGAGATAGGAATTAAAAACATCTGTCAGCCGTTAGATGACTCTGGATTTGTAACCAGTTATATCGCTCCAGCCTACAATGGAAACATCTTTATGTGGGACAATGCCTTTATCACGATGTTCTGCCGATATGGTAAAAACTTCTTCCCATTTCAGAAAAGCTTAGACAACTTTTATGCCAAGCAACATCCCGATGGCTTTATTTGCAGAGAGATACGTGCCGATGGTAGCGATTGTTTCGGTCGATACGACCCTACCAGCACGGGGCCGAATATTCTGCCATGGTCCGAATGGCTGTATTATACCCAGTTTGGCGATGACAATCGGCTTAACAAGGTCTTCCCCGTACTGGCGGCATACTACAAATGGTTAAAGCTAAACCATACTTGGCGCAATGGTACTTACTGGTCGAGTGGCTGGGGAACGGGTATGGATAATATGCCACGAGTACAAGACGGATACAACACCATCTATAGTCATGGACACATGATATGGTTAGATGCCTGCTTGCAACAAATTATGGTGGCAAAGATTTTGTTGAAAATGGGCTTCTACTTGGAACGCTGGCAAGAGATAGAAACCTTCGAAGATGACATAAAGCACCTTTCACAATACATTAACGACAACATGTGGAGCGACAAAGATGGCTTTCTCTATGACCAATACGCAGACAACAGCCTTAGCACTACACAAGGTATCTATGCCTATTGGACGTTACACACCGACGTGTTGCCAAAAGAACGGTTGGATAAGCTGGTTGCTCACTTGACCGACACCACGAAGTTTAACCGTCCGCATCGCGTCCCTTCCCTCTCGCATAGTCATCCTAAATACAAAGCTAATGGGCGTTATTGGGTTGGAGGCGTATGGCCAGGCACCAATTACATGATTATCTCTGGACTCGTAGACAAAGGATACCGACAGTTAGCATGGGATATTACCATGAATCATTATAACAACGTGCTGGAGGTGTACAAGAAGACGGGTACTTTCTTTGAGTATTATGCACCCGAAAGTAACAATCCAGGCTTCATGGCTCGCAAGGACTTTGTGGGTTGGACGGGGCTTCCTCCCATTGCCGAACTTATAGAATACATCTTTGGCATTCGAGCTAACCATGAACAGAACACCATTACTCTGGATGTCAACCTGTTAGATGCTTATGGCATTGATAAGTATCCCTATGGTCAGGATGGAGTTATTTCCTTCAAAGTACAAAAACGCAACTCCAAAGAAGAGAAGCCTAAGGTCACGATTCAAACGAACGTTCCCTTTAAAGTTATCTTACTTTGGAGTGACAAAAAAATAGAACAACAGGTCGGGGTTGGTAAACATTCCCTCTAACACTTTTATTGATATAAAAAAAACAAGCATGTATCAAACAACGACAACATGTATAGCCATCGACCTTGGTGGCACCAATCTTAGAGCTGCGAGAGTAAGAAATGGGCAAATTGAAGCTTCCTTGCAAGAGCCATGTCTTGCCAATGGAACTCAAAATGAAGTGTTAGAGCAAATCGCACAAATGATAACACGGCTCAACCATTCATCAGTTGAACGCATAGGCATAGCAGTACCCTCCATTGTAGACTACAAGAAGGGCATTGTTTACCACGTACAAAACATACCCTCGTGGACAGAGGTACATCTAAAGGAAATTCTTGAACAACGCTTTAACTTGGAAACAAGAGTGGACAATGACGTGAATTGCTTTGTTGCCGCAGAGAATGTGTTGGGAGCAGGACAACCTTTCAGAGATTTTGTAGGCATCACTTTGGGAACAGGTATCGGTGCCGGCGTCGTTATCAATAATGAGGTGTACCGAGGAGTTCATACTGGTGCTGGCGAAATTGGCTGTATTCCTTATTTGGATAGCATCTACGAAGACTACACCAGCAGTCAGTTGTTCAACAAATGGCATACAACGGGGCAGCAAGAAGCCTTGAAAGCCGCACAAGGAGACCAAGCAGCAATCGAAAAATGGCAAGAATTAGGCTTCCATTTAGGAAAGTTATTGCAAGTTATTCTGTACGCATACAATCCTGAAGCCATCATCATCGGAGGCGGAATCTCTTTGTCGCACCCTCTCTTTGAGCAATCAATGTATGAGTCAATGCACGAAAAATTCTTGTTCCCGAAAGAAGCCGAAGGCGTTCAAGTCATCTTTTCTAAGCTTAAAGACAGTAATATTTTAGGTGCTGCCCAATTATAAAATTTATTCATTTATCCATTCTTACAAATAATGAAAAAGTCACTTTTCTTGTCATTGCTACTGACATTCCTAACCACCTTTAATGTATGGAGTCAGCACACGTTCCGTTTTCATGACGGAAAGTTTAGGATAGCTCAATTTACAGACATTCATTGGGATGCGAAATCTGCTAATTGCAAGCAAACTTCAGCAATCATTCAGAAGGTCATACAAACTGAACAGCCCGATATCGCCATTCTTACAGGCGACATTGTAACCGAACAACCTGCCGCAGAAGGTTGGAAATCAATCATTCAAATCTTTGAAAATTCACATCTGCCTTTTGTGGTTGTAATGGGAAATCATGATGCCGAGGTGATGAGTAAAAAAGAAATATACCAACAGCTTACAGCCTCTCCGTATTACGCAGGATGTATAGGTGCAACCAACATCACGGGGTATGGCAACTGTTCTATTCCTATTTATTCTTCAAATAAGAACAGCAACCAACCAGCAGCCTTGATTTATTGCATTGACTCCAACGACTATCCGCCAATCAAAGAGTATGGTGCATACGATTGGATACACTTTGACCAGATACAATGGTATCAGACAGAAAGTAAGAAATATACCCAGGTCAACAGTAACAAACCACTCCCAGCACTTGCTTTCTTCCACATACCGCTGGTTGAGTTCAAGCATGTAGTGACTCGCAACGACTACTTAGGGAACTACGGCGATGGTGAGGTTTGTTCATCTAATATCAATTCGGGCATGTTTGCTTCCTTCGTCGACATGAAAGATGTAATGGGCGTGTTTTGTGGACACGACCACGAGAACGATTTCATCGGCATGGAATACGATATTGCCTTAGGTTATGGTCGTGTGAGTGGTCTTGATGCGTATGGAAAAGTAGACCGTGGCGGTAGAATCATCGAGCTATACGAAGGTCAGCGCAAATTTGACACATGGGTACGGACAGCCAACAAGAAAGAGGACACTTTCTACTATCCGTCTGCACTCACATCGAAAGATGAACGAACGATGAACTATCTGCCTGCAAAACCTGTCAAGCCATCCAAGCAGGGGGTAGCATACACCTATTTTGAAGGTAAGATTAAGCACACCAAAGACATTCACACGTTGAAAAAGGTAGAGAGTGGAACAATGAAGAACTTCTCTATCAGCAACGCAAAGCAAAACGATCATTTTGCTTATATCTTCCGAGCATTCATCCAAATAAAAGAACGTGGGATATATCGCTTCTACACCTACTCAGACGACGGTAGCAAATTATTGATTGACAACCAATTGGTTGTTGACAATGATGGTGGACACAGTGCACGAAGAGCTGAAGGAAAAGTGGCGCTCGAGCCAGGCTTTCATGAAATTGAGGTTCGATACTTTGAAGACTATATGGGACAAACTTTAGAAGTAGGTTATTCGGCAAGAAACGTTACAGAACAAAGCATACCGAGCGAACTATTATATTTGCCGAAGTAATCCTTATTCAATCTATAACCAACATCCATAAAAATCATTTGTAGATACCTTTCTACAAGTGATTTTTTCTTGGGTAACCAACATCTTATATGAACACGGCTCTTTCATTTAAGCAAGGTTGTTCGATGTAAAAAAGACAAGTATGTCCTTTTGTATGAACACGAATAAAACTGTCATTTATGACACGGTGTGAACATAATGCTGGATGACAATCAACGACATTTGTAGTTGTTAAAAGACCTTTCGTTTGTTAAATCAATTCATTTTCTTTGACAAAATAAAAATGAGAAA
Encoded proteins:
- a CDS encoding SusC/RagA family TonB-linked outer membrane protein, with product MKKFIFSVGNKNKLFKVTALTALTLCLPAMASAYNANANKVEMSHQEADHITGTVTDTNGEPVIGATIKIVGSGNGTVTDMNGKFTLSVARNAELQISSIGYVTKKVTVVSNNITVVLAEDRASLDEVVVLGYGAGQRKQDLSASVGVINNADKLSVRPVSSTEGMLQGQLAGVTITANGGDPTSAPNIVIRGQGSMNGDNVLWVVDGIPGAPIPSMNDIESIVVLKDAASAAIYGAQSGAGGCVLVTTKKAKEGKVSLSYDGLYGFRQATNLPKALTAEEQIKLANISYKAAGLDTPIGWDTKVNPYIATNRTDWMDEVFRNAFYQRHNVVINTGTSSARSRLSYAYDGDDGVLIGTFNKRHTIHYNGQFDINKWITITEDFTWRNSQMRGANTANPEGGVIMNALHMPSSASVYNPDGTYGGVSEPGNGYTDIHGDAINPVRILCASNAYNKTSDMWSTTSLQLHDIVPGLKFTSRFSFNIENNFYKEFTPMRPESGKPQLFNEMNESAYRYKKWMTENTLTYDNSFGKHNLGLLLSTTANKLVQRGVSVNARGFSDETPALQYLAYAGTTTPDDYLIGPDANVACIARASYSYDDRYFLTASWRRDYAGRLPKDNNYGDFPAFTGAWKISNESWFAKNKNLNLLKLRASWGRVGNLGSIGYGYKAAQLSSDVWSEGAQYGVTSNTLWGTLIYNGTALNPSLTWETSEQWDLGLDAAMFNNRLSLGFDYFNKRTYNLIQQQSVGWPSTIGLDAMLVNLGEVKNEGVEVQAAWNDQVNKDFSYYINGNFAWLKNRVTDTGTYDEKGNPGIWVGDVYGHNDFKNLTNLFQTTQGQALNSFHLIKTDGIFQSDEEAAAYVDKDGKRIQPNAKAGDLKFIDANKDGKIDDKDRQYCGSSMPKTTYALTAGFNWKGLSVSAMFQGVSGAQALFVGKHLTLSDTEGNFNRWNKILDAWSPENRGSDIPRISKNDPNGNFTTSSDWYLEDASYLRLKNLTIGYDFTDLIQKWGHLNDRKSSLYVYFSAENVFTITKYSGMDPEVGGFDTMKYPLSRVLSLGVKITY
- a CDS encoding RagB/SusD family nutrient uptake outer membrane protein; translation: MKKYISIITVVAAVTFTSCSDFLDVQPEGKPTTENYFVNDQQAIDAIDMLYGRLHQENVFGREFFWEQGGGQDVVWGRTRGYGTLATLKYSGDESPLRDTFEQFYNQMARANWVIVKLLNKEKQTKLTPVESRSLGEALFVRGMCHFYIAYRYGTDKQGVPFVRYEDFENGYDNSIPKQSATVMDDYKMIIEDMDKAIQYLPTVDQYDDNNKGRAHQAACVAYKAKTYAYWACWDKSQWKHVVACVDELENKYGRGLASTYDEVFTSDMSKFYGKEYLWGVPGYGGQTPGGIEFTGVVLENKAWGVYNGWGQNKPSYEIYEELMKDGKDNVRLKRTLLEYNQEFKFFGKTRKFFSSSDIESGFMCNKYMQAFEPEDFVKKGMVSGNENWPTTRIMFPLIRMAEMYLFRAEANIMMGNAAAAAKDINKVRNRSNLASLDHNPTMMDIYHERRCELTFEFYDALYDLKRWHKSCPELKDVTAKALTSQPRVRKYKDRSNPESSFEIVPYADNQDRITTYDDHLIVFPYPSKAITESNGQLKQNEGYN
- a CDS encoding alkaline phosphatase, with protein sequence MKRQILLLVALLVNAYSGLFAQNTNMQTYTMEHPYKAEKLKAPKGKKVKNVILMIGDGMSLMDVYAAWVCNRGRLWLDNAQYIGLSATHCTDKLITDSGAGGTALATGHKTKYHAVGVDPEGKPLTTIIDLAKRKGKDAGIAVTCRLWDATPADFCCHNINRDNEQEIVADYPTSGIDFAFGGGAKYFTNRKDSRNIFEELKNQGYYIARTWEELEKWESGKVFCVPYEVDTPLPDERGDLLARATMKGISLMNQNKNGFFMMVEGSQLDDYGHFNQLDMLMKELHDFDRTIGEVMKWAAKDGETLVVVTADHETGGLTLHGGDLATGRIEAKFASTGHTGVMVPVYAFGPSAEEFTGFMDNTEIFWKIKKLMRL
- a CDS encoding MGH1-like glycoside hydrolase domain-containing protein; translated protein: MLKKLYQLLLFLGIMLPLNMMAQNLISSGSPLYKLPYKNTYVMETLVAENTFRTAKVEKTQPGTFAQAKKVLPSPYWEGHNKEIEMYWKAWEIGIKNICQPLDDSGFVTSYIAPAYNGNIFMWDNAFITMFCRYGKNFFPFQKSLDNFYAKQHPDGFICREIRADGSDCFGRYDPTSTGPNILPWSEWLYYTQFGDDNRLNKVFPVLAAYYKWLKLNHTWRNGTYWSSGWGTGMDNMPRVQDGYNTIYSHGHMIWLDACLQQIMVAKILLKMGFYLERWQEIETFEDDIKHLSQYINDNMWSDKDGFLYDQYADNSLSTTQGIYAYWTLHTDVLPKERLDKLVAHLTDTTKFNRPHRVPSLSHSHPKYKANGRYWVGGVWPGTNYMIISGLVDKGYRQLAWDITMNHYNNVLEVYKKTGTFFEYYAPESNNPGFMARKDFVGWTGLPPIAELIEYIFGIRANHEQNTITLDVNLLDAYGIDKYPYGQDGVISFKVQKRNSKEEKPKVTIQTNVPFKVILLWSDKKIEQQVGVGKHSL
- a CDS encoding ROK family protein is translated as MYQTTTTCIAIDLGGTNLRAARVRNGQIEASLQEPCLANGTQNEVLEQIAQMITRLNHSSVERIGIAVPSIVDYKKGIVYHVQNIPSWTEVHLKEILEQRFNLETRVDNDVNCFVAAENVLGAGQPFRDFVGITLGTGIGAGVVINNEVYRGVHTGAGEIGCIPYLDSIYEDYTSSQLFNKWHTTGQQEALKAAQGDQAAIEKWQELGFHLGKLLQVILYAYNPEAIIIGGGISLSHPLFEQSMYESMHEKFLFPKEAEGVQVIFSKLKDSNILGAAQL
- a CDS encoding metallophosphoesterase yields the protein MKKSLFLSLLLTFLTTFNVWSQHTFRFHDGKFRIAQFTDIHWDAKSANCKQTSAIIQKVIQTEQPDIAILTGDIVTEQPAAEGWKSIIQIFENSHLPFVVVMGNHDAEVMSKKEIYQQLTASPYYAGCIGATNITGYGNCSIPIYSSNKNSNQPAALIYCIDSNDYPPIKEYGAYDWIHFDQIQWYQTESKKYTQVNSNKPLPALAFFHIPLVEFKHVVTRNDYLGNYGDGEVCSSNINSGMFASFVDMKDVMGVFCGHDHENDFIGMEYDIALGYGRVSGLDAYGKVDRGGRIIELYEGQRKFDTWVRTANKKEDTFYYPSALTSKDERTMNYLPAKPVKPSKQGVAYTYFEGKIKHTKDIHTLKKVESGTMKNFSISNAKQNDHFAYIFRAFIQIKERGIYRFYTYSDDGSKLLIDNQLVVDNDGGHSARRAEGKVALEPGFHEIEVRYFEDYMGQTLEVGYSARNVTEQSIPSELLYLPK